Below is a window of Lacrimispora xylanolytica DNA.
CGATCCAGTGAACCGGACCTAATGAGGTGAACATGATTCCAACGTATACCGCACCAAAGGCGCCCATGATAAACTGTCCGGGGGTTCCAATATTAAAGAGTCCTGTTTTAAAGGCGAACCCTACGGAAAGACCGGTTAAGATAATGGGAGTGGCATAGTAAAAGACCTGACCAACTCCTTTTGCACCATGGGTAAATGCACCGGTTAAAATGGTAGCAAAGCCCGGAAGTGCCTGTTTTGAATTACAGAAGAACAGGACAATAAGACCTACAATAAGTCCTAAAACAATGGCAAAAATGGAAGAGAGTATGCCTGTGTAATTCTTGGTTGATTTCTGTTTCATGACCGCTCACCTTCTTTCTTTGCGCCTGCCATGTAAAGACCCAGTTCCTGAACCGTAACATTCTTAGGATCTAAGTCAGCGACAATCTCGCCTTCAAACATGACTAAAATACGGTCGCTTAAATTCATAACTTCATCTAATTCCAGAGAAACCAATAGGATAGCTGCGCCAGCATCTCTCTGTTTGATTAGCTGATTGTGGATGTACTCTATGGCACCTACATCAAGACCTCTGGTAGGCTGAACTGCCAAAAGGATGTCAGGGGATTTGGAAATTTCTCTGGCAACAATTGCTTTTTGCTGGTTGCCGCCTGACATGCTGCGGGTGATGGTAAATGGGCCTTCGCTGCTTCTGATATCGTAATCCCCAATTAGCTTTTCCGCATATTCATAAATCTTATCATTCTTTAAAAATGTACCGCTTTGGAAACCGGATTCAAAATATTGCTGTAAAATCATGTTGTAAGCCAGGTTATATTCCAGAACGAGGCCATGTTTATGACGGTCTTCCGGTATGTGGGACAAGCCATGGGTATTTTTATAGCGGATGCTTTTTTTTGTCATGTCTTCCCCGTTAATAGAAACGGTACCGGAACTCATATCAGAGATACCGGTGATCGCATGTATAAGCTCTGTCTGGCCGTTTCCGTCGATTCCTGCGATGCAGACGATTTCGCCTCTTTTTACCTGGAAATTAACGTCATGGACCAGCTTCTTTTTCTGTCCTTCCCGTTTGGCTTCTACAGAAAGGTTTTTGATTTCCAGTACCACTTCACCGGGAGCTGCCTGCTTTTTATCAACCGTCAGATTTACCTTACGGCCTACCATCATCTCAGACATTTCCTCTGCTGTGGTATCTGCTACGTCTACAGTTCCAATATATTTACCGCGGCGCAGTACACTGCAACGGTCTGCAACCGCCTTGATTTCATTGAGCTTGTGAGTGATGAACAGTATGGATTTACCTTCTTTTACCAGGTCTCTCATGATCTGCATCAGTTCATCGATCTCCTGAGGGGTCAAAACCGCTGTGGGTTCGTCAAAAATCATTATTTCGTTATCACGGTAAAGCATTTTAAGAATCTCGACCCTTTGCTGCATGCCCACCGTAATATCCGATATGAGGGCATCCGGGTTTACGAACAATTTGTATTTTTCACTTAATTCCATTACTTTTTTGCGGGCGTCGTCCATTTTTAAAAAGCCCCGCTTCGTTGTTTCCATACCAAGAACAATGTTCTGCAGTACGGTAAAATTCTCCACCAGCTTAAAATGCTGATGAACCATACCGATTCCCAGGGTATTGGCATCCAGTGGTCCGGTAATCTTTTCTTCCTTACCGCGAACCTTAATCACACCTTTTTCCGGCTGGTACAGACCAAATAAAACACTCATAAGAGTGGATTTCCCTGCGCCGTTTTCACCAAGCAGGGCGTGTATCTCGCCTTTCTTTAACTGCAGTGTAATGTCATCATTGGCGATGATACCGGGAAATTCTTTTGTGATGTGAAGCATCTCAATAATATAGTCCATAAAATCCCCCTAACTACGGTACCTGACTATGGGACCCGGTACCAATTCTTCAAAATATGCCTTAGATTATTTTTCTTATAAATAGAGAAAGGAGATGCCGTAAGAAACCATGTCTTGTTTGACTGGTGAGCAAACGGCATCTCCTTTCCTCCTATCTGCTCCAATAAGGAGCATCGTGGTATGCCCGCAGGGCTATTTTTGCAGATTATTCTACAAAATTGATTTTTGTTTTTTCAAGCTTTAAGTCAACGTTAGGATTGTTGTTATCCTGAGAAGGCTGAACGAGTGTTACTTTACCTTCTTTTAATACGCCGTAGATCTTATCGTAGTCTTCTTTTGTAAACTTTGTAAATTTAGAAGTTTCCATTGGAAGGCCGATACCGTCGTTCTTTGCGGTAAAGATGCTTGTCTTACCGCCTGGGAACTGATTGTCATAGTAAGCCTTTACGCCATCATATACAGAAACGGAAAGCTGTTTCATAGCAGAGGTAATAACAGATGGTGACTCGAAGCTCTGGTCAACGTCAACACCGATCATCTTACCGCCTTTTTCTTCTGCAGCAGCCATTACGGAGTTACCAACCGCACCACCGCAGCCGAAGATAACCTGAGTTCCGTTCTGGAACCAGGAAGCAGCCATGGACTGTGCTTCTGGTGTAGCAGCAAATGCACCAGTGTAGTTGTACATAATTTCAATGTTATCAATGCCTAATTCTTTTGCAGCGTAGTCAGCGCCCTCTGCAAAACCGTATCCGAAACGAACAACTGCAGGAACAGCCATTCCGCCTAAGAAGCCAAGCTTTGTATTGCCGTCTTTAACAGCAGCGTAGCCGGCTAAGAAACCAGGCTCGTCCTCCTGGAAAAGGATAGGCATAACATTTTTCTCAATTCTCTTTTCAGAATAGTCAGCATTGTGTGGCTCTCCGTCGAGAAGGATAAAGCTAACATCTTTGTACTGATCCTGAGCCATGAAAACAGGCTCTTCAAATAAGAAACCAGGGCAGACAACTAACTTAGCTCCGCCTTCCACTGCAAGACCAATGGTCTCAAGATAGGAATCAGTGGTTCCTTCCTGTGGCTGATAGTACTTGTAGGAGATCCCTTTTTCCTCCGCGTATTTCTTCATTCCTTCCCAGGCACCCTGGTTAAATGATTTGTCGTCGATGGTTCCTAAGTCTGTAACCAGCGCGATCTCGTATCCGGTGGAAGAGTCAGTCTTTTTGGAAGTATCCCCCTTGGATTCTGCAGCAGCAGTCGTTGTTTCCGCAGACGCAGCAGTTGTAGATGTGCCGGAATTGGAAGAACCACATGCGCTTAAGGAAGCAGTCATTAAAACTGCCATAGCCAATGCTAATGCTCTCTTTTTCATAATGCTTTTTTCCTCCTATTATTCATTGTTTTTCAGAGATAACAATAATGTATCATATTTTTGTTTCTTAGACAATCTTATTTGATGTTATTTTACCGAAAATCCATGGCAAATAAACGCGGTTTTATATCTCCCAGTTTATTATACGGTTTTTACCAATTTTGTCACTTCCAATTACTGGAAGCTTCCTAAATAAAGAGGAAAAAAATGTAGTTTGTCCCATAAATTCGCATATACGACCCATAATCGCATATAAGAAAAAGACAGATTATAAGCGCGAATAAAGTATAATTGTATCGAAAAATGACGAAATTTTATATAAAAAACTGGGAAAAGCTATTTACTAGCCGTCTATTTATGTTATAATATTTGCATGACTTTTCCGATTAGGAATATAGTGGAAGAGTAAACTAACCAACACATTTTTGAGGAGGAACTTTACTTATGGCAAAAAAATGGGTTTATCTGTTTACCGAGGGCAATGCTGAGATGAAGAATCTCTTAGGGGGCAAGGGGGCCAATCTGGCAGAGATGACGAATCTGGGTCTTCCAGTACCTCAGGGGTTTACCATTACAACAGAAGCCTGTACCCAGTATTATGAAGACGGCGAAAAAATCAATGATGAGATCATGGGTCAAATCATGGAATACATCGTTAAGATGGAGGAGATTGCAGGGAAAAAATTTGGTGACAAAGAAAATCCTCTCCTGGTTTCTGTTCGTTCCGGTGCAAGAGCGTCCATGCCGGGAATGATGGACACCATCTTAAATCTAGGCTTAAATGAAGAGGTAGTTGAGGTTCTGGCTGCAAAATCATCAAATCCAAGATGGGCCTGGGACTGCTACCGTAGATTTATCCAGATGTTTTCTGACGTTGTTATGGAAGTCGGAAAGAAATATTTTGAAGAATTAATCGACAAGGTGAAAAAGGAAAAAGGAATCACAGAAGACGTTGATTTAACGGCTGAGGACTTAAAGAGACTGGCTTACTTATTCCGTGATGAGTACAAAGCAAAAATCGGTGAGGATTTCCCCGATGATCCAAAAACTCAGCTTATGGAAGCAGTAAAAGCAGTATTCCGTTCCTGGGATAATCCGCGGGCCAACATTTACAGGCGCGACAATGATATTCCATATTCATGGGGAACTGCAGTCAATGTTCAGATGATGGTATTTGGAAATATGGGCGAGACATCAGGAACTGGTGTTGCATTTACCCGTAACCCGGCGACCGGAGAAAAGCACCTTATGGGTGAGTTCTTAATGAATGCTCAGGGTGAGGACGTAGTTGCAGGTGTCCGTACTCCAAGAAAGATCGATCAGTTGAAAGATGAATTGCCGGAAGCTTACGACAAATTCGTAGAAATCTGTAACAAGCTGGAAGACCATTACCGCGACATGCAGGACATGGAATTCACCATTGAAGATAAGAAATTATATATGCTTCAGACCAGAAACGGAAAGCGGACCGCTAAGGCTGCTTTAACCATTGCCTGTGATCTGGTTGATGAAGGAATGATTTCAGAGGAAAAGGCAGTCAAGATGATTGACCCAAGAAACTTAGATACCCTTCTCCACCCACAATTTGACAGCGAGGCATTAAAGAGTACAGAGCCAATCGGGAAAGCTCTTGCAGCATCTCCCGGAGCCGCTTGCGGTAAGATTGTATTCACTGCCGATGATGCAAAGGAATGGAAAGAAAAAGGTGAGAAGGTTATTTTGGTGCGTCTTGAGACATCACCAGAAGATATCGAAGGCATGAAGGCAGCTCAGGGTATCTTAACGGTACGAGGCGGTATGACCTCTCATGCAGCCGTTGTTGCCCGTGGAATGGGAACCTGCTGTGTTTCCGGCTGTTCTGAAATCGCTATGGACGAAGAAAATAAGAAATTTACACTGGCAGGCAAAGAGTTCCATGAAGGCGACTGGTTATCCATTGACGGATCTACCGGTAAGATCTATGACGGAATCATTCCAACCATGGATGCAGCCATTGTAGGTGAGTTCGGAAGAATCATGGCATGGGCCGACAAATATAGAAAATTGAAAGTAAGAACCAATGCAGATACTCCATCTGATGCCAGAAAGGCAAGAGAGCTTGGAGCAGAGGGCATCGGTCTTTGCAGAACCGAGCACATGTTCTTTGAAGGTGACAGAATTGATGCATTCCGTGAGATGATCTGTTCTGATACCGTAGAGGAAAGAGAAGCAGCACTTGAAAAAATCCTTCCGGTTCAGCAGGGAGATTTTGAAGCACTGTATGAGGCATTGGAAGGAAACCCTGTTACCATTCGTTTCCTGGATCCACCTCTTCATGAGTTCGTTCCAACGGATGAAGATGATATTAAAAAGCTTGCCGATGCTCAGGGTAAAACCGTGGCACAGATTAAGAATATTATCAATTCCCTCCATGAGTTCAACCCAATGATGGGACACAGAGGCTGCCGTTTGACCGTTACATATCCTGAAATCGCAAGAATGCAGACAAAAGCAGTCATCCGTGCTGCCATCAATGTTCAGAAGTCTCATCCAGACTGGAACGTTTGCCCTGAAATTATGATTCCACTTATCTGTGATGAAAAAGAGCTTAAGTTTGTTAAGAACATTGTTGTGGAAACAGCGGATGCAGAGATTGCAGCAGCAGGAAGCAGCTTAAAATATGAAGTAGGTACTATGATCGAGATTCCAAGAGCTGCTCTTATGGCAGATGACATTGCAAAGGATGCAGAGTTCTTCTGCTTTGGAACTAACGATTTAACTCAGATGACCTATGGCTTCTCCAGAGATGATGCCGGCAAATTCTTAAATGCTTATTATAACACAAAGATTTTTGAGAATGACCCATTTGCAAAACTGGATCAGATTGGTGTAGGTAAGCTGATGGAGACTGCTGTAAAGCTAGGTAAATCAGTACGTCCTGATATGCATGTAGGTATCTGCGGCGAGCACGGTGGAGATCCTTCCTCTGTGGAGTTCTGCCATAAGATTGGTCTGGATTACGTTTCCTGTTCTCCATTCCGTGTACCTATTGCCAGACTGGCAGCAGCACAGGCAGCATTGAATAATTAATGTTAAACAAAATTTATTATTAAATAAATTGGCACCCTATCAAAATTGGTAGGGTGCTTTTTTGCTTTCACAGAGTGATTAAGCTCCACATTTGCGAAACTTGGAAGGGGTCATGTGCATATATTTTCTAAATATTTTATTGTAGTAGCTAATGTTATTAAAGCCTGTCATTCTGGCAATTTCGCCGATGTCACGGCCTGTTTCTCTTAGAAGTTCTGCACTGACGCTGATACGGTAGTAATTGATATATTCTACAATGGACATTTTTGTCATGGATTTAAAAAAACGACAGAGATGACCTTCGCTCATATTAAATTTTTTGGACAGCTCTTCTAAGGAAATACAGCTGTCATAATGTTCTTTTATATACTTAATGATTGATTTGGTTAATTCCATTTTATAGTCTGCATGTTTAGGGGAGGGGGTACCTTTTTCTTCAGAATGAACATAAAGCAGATGCCAGATGGCATACAGCTTAGTCTTTATATCAAGCTCAAATGCGGTTTCCTTTTTGTTAAATATCTCCTGTATTTCTAAAAGCAAGGAAAGGATTTTTTGCTCCCATTCTAATTCTGGTGAAATAAATTCTGGAAACACGGTCTCTTCCCGTGTGACACTGTTGAAGTATTTTTGCTGGATAACATCATTGACAAAGCTGTTTAAAAAAGTTTGATGGAATACTACAGCGAAAAAATTAAAGGGCATACCAATTTCACTGGTTATGGAATGGAGATGATTGGACGGAATGATGACTATACTGTCTTTCCTTAAAGGATAACTGCGGTTATCTATATGAAATTCACCCAGTCCTTTTGTTACGATAAGAATCTCAACTTCATCATGCCAGTGGCAGCTTACTCGTTCTTTAAAACTACAGTCTGACTTAATCTCATGAACCATAAGTGGAAACATGGCGTTTCCATGAGGAAGCTGCTCTCTTAGCAGCTTATATTTTTCATTCATGTTTGGCTCCCGTCTACTAGCTTTTTTGTATATAAATTATGAAAAGCAGTTCTGTTATGCAGGTACGAAGATGCCTCCTTTGATGTTAAGCCCCTGAGTTTCTCTTTTATTAATATATGTGAAAATAATGTTATTTTTCATCATATTAATTAAAGATTTCCATTGGATTTATCACTATATTATTAGTATAAGAAATTTTTACCAAAGTTTCAAGTTTGAAATGTTACCTATAAAACCTGTATGCAGTTACATGAAAGGAGGAACTATGAATTATTCGAATGTTAACAATTCTCTGGTAATCCGTCATCAAACGGAACAACTTTGCATTGAGCCCTGGGGGAAGGATTCTCTTCGTGTGAGAGCAACCCGGTACATGAACTTTACCGGACGCAATTGGGCTCTTAGTGAAGAGGTATCAACAAAACAGAGTTCCGTTGAAATTACAATCAATGGGAATGAATCTGCGACGATTCAAAATGGCAGGATTCGTGCAAAAGTAAATGCAGCCGGAGTCCTTTCGTTTTTTCGGGATGATAAGCTTTTTCTTCGGGAATATTATCGGAATTATTTTGGGACGGAGTGCGGGGAAAGCTGTTGCTTAAAGATTGTAGGGAGAGATTACAAGCCAATTATAGGGGGAGATTATGCACTCACTGTCCGTTTTGAAAGTAACGACGGTGAAAAGCTTTTTGGCATGGGGCAATATCAGCAGGCCTACTTAGATTTAAAGGGCTGTATTTTAGAGCTTGCACAGCGTAATTCCCAAGTATCAATTCCGTTTGCAATCTCAAGCCTTGGGTATGGATTTCTTTGGAATAACCCGGCAATTGGTAAGGCTTCCTTTGGAAAAAATTATACCGAGTGGCGTGCAGAGGCTGCGAAAGAGATGGATTATTGGATTACGGTGGGAGATACTCCCGCTCAGATCGTAGAACATTACACGGCTGTAACAGGCCATGCGCCAGCCTTGCCTCAGGGTCTGTTAGGACTTTGGCAGTGCAAATTACGATATCGGACCCAAGAGGAAGTTTTGACCGTGGCGAGAAAGTATCAAGAACTTGGGATTCCCCTTGATGTGATTGTGATCGACTTTTTCCATTGGACCAGGCAGGGAGACTGGAAATTTGATTCGGAATACTGGCCGGATCCTAAGGCCATGTGTGATGAGCTTCATTCCATGGGGATTAAAGTAGTAGTATCCGTATGGCCGACTGTGGATCGAAAAAGTGAAAATTTCAATGAAATGTTTGAACGAGGGCTTCTTATCTGTACGGAACGAGGCAGTATTCAGACCTATGATTTTCAGGGAGACTGCCTGACCATAGATGTTACGAACCCGGAAGCAAGAGAATATATATGGGAGAAATGCCAAAAGAATTATTGTGACTATGGGATTGATATGTTTTGGCTGGACAATGCAGAACCTGATTATGCAGTGTATGATTTTGATAATTACCGGTATGCTTTGGGGTGTGCTCTAGAGGTGAACAATATCTACCCCCAGATGTATGCGAAGGCATTTTGTGACGGATTAACCAAACTGGGACGGGAAAAGGAGATGCTTCACCTGGTACGCAGCGCCTGGGCAGGAAGTCAAAAATACTCCACTCTGGTTTGGTCCGGCGATGTACCCAGTACCTTCGAGTCACTCCGTGATCAATTATACGGTGGCTTAAATATCGGTCTGGCGGGTATTCCCTGGTGGACTACGGACATCGGTGGTTTTATGACAGACGATGTAGATGACCCGGCCTTTAAAGAACTGCTGGTGCGCTGGTTTGAATTTGCAGTCTATTGCCCGATTCTAAGAATGCACGGTGACCGTGGCCCTCATAACATTCCGCCTCTTTCCAATAAAGAATACGGCGGGGGAAGCCTGTTTACTGGCCAGCCTAATGAACTGTGGAGCTATGGGGAGATGGCATTTACCATTATGAAAAAGCAATTAGACATAAGACTGTCCTTAAAGCCATACATAGAGAAGCTTATGATAGAAGCGAGTGAGAATGGTGCCCCGCTCATGCGTACCATGTTCTATGAATTTCCCGAGGATGAAAGATGTTGGGAATTAATGGATCAGTATATGTTTGGCGGGGAGTATCTGGTCGCTCCAATTTTATACCCGGGTAAATTCGAGAGAAATGTCTATCTGCCAGCCGGAACCTGGAAAAACTTGATTGATCATAAAGAATACTCTGGTGGGCAGACCATGAACTGTCAGGCTCCCCTGGAGGCAATTCCAGTGTTTCAAAGAATGAATTAGTATGTTTACCAAAAGAGGGGCATAACTTACAGCCTCTCTTTTTTCTTTCACCCAAAGTGCATTTCCATGGATCATGATTAATTTTTTTTGATTATGTTTAATTCTAAGCTCATTCAATAAATAATTCTTATATATATAGTGGATTCACCAGATTTTTTAATCATGTATCAAGGTACTGTTTTAGCCCGATATTTGAAGTAACAATTAATTGATAATTACTACGGAATAATTGCAACCAAATAATTACAGCCAAATAATTACAATAAAGTACGGTTTAATTACACGAAATAAATATCAAGTAGGATTTTTGCTATAATATTAAGTTAGTTCGTACTTTAATTTTTTAAAGCAGTTTTTAAAAGGTTAAAATGGAACAACAATAGATTTGGGGGGCAGAGAATTGAGAAGGAGATTCATGTTACTTGCAATATCATTTTTTACAATATCGGGGATAGCAGGCTGTCGGACCGCCAAGGTTCAAAGTGATAATGTGAAACTTGAAAGTCAAAGTCATATTCAAAAGGATGCAAAGGAAGAAACAATGGAATCCGACGATAAAAAATCGGAGAAATCTTCGGTTGATAATGGCTGGCAACAATCGTATAAAGACATAATAACTTATGCAAAAGAATATTTAGTCGATCCATATGGCTTAAGGGAAGGAAATGGTTCTGACCGTTGGGCCTACGTAAGCCTTCACGATTTTAATAATGACGGCATACCGGAATTAATATTAGGTGATTCCGTATCTATTAGTATATTTACATATCAAAATAACAAGGCTGAAAAGGTGATTGATTTATATGAGCCGGAAGGCTGGTATTCCATTAATAATATATATTATAGAAGAAACAGCCTCTTTCTAGTCAGCAATGGAACCAGTGGGTCCGGGTATGTATGCTTAACCTATAAGGATGGTAAATACGTGACAGGCTTCTACGATGATTATAATCCTACCATGGCAGCCGTCAATGAAGAAGATACCACTTACAGAGAGTTTGGAAAGATTTTTAATATATCTGATCTGTCAGAAAATGAAAAAGTCCCCTTGGTCATGTTGGATGCCAATTATGAGGATATCACTATACGAATCAAGGAGGGGGAACCAAACATTCCACTGAGTAAAATCGATCTGTCAAAATTGTCATTATAATATCAAAGTTAGACATAAAAATATAAAGAAATACAAATAAAGAGTGCAGTTTTTGTTGTAAGAACTGGTTCTATCTATCCGCTGCTGTTCAAGCAGCCAACTAAAAGACTTATTAAAAATTATCTGTGAATCAGTGATGTTACAGGTGATGGGCCCCCATTTGGTGGTCCATTTTTTCTTTTCACTTCTTATGTTGCATTCCCAAATATATCCCCAATTATTCGGATTACTCACCTGTCTTTTCTTAATATAACCAGTTTACAAGTGAATTTTCAGATTACAGCACAGTATAACTGTATATATGAATAGTTAAATATAGATTGTTATTAGATAATAATAAAGTTTTGAACACTTTGTTAAAAATTTATTTATTGTATTCTGATTTACATATAATACCGGACAATAACTCTTGAAACACTGAATAAGAAGATTTTTCTTCCTCTTGTTCAGTGTTTTTAACGTGTTTTATAAAAGTGATAGTTTTTTAACTAAAATCAATTAGTAAGAACAAAAAAACATTTTATCTGTAAAAAATCTAGTTTACAATTTTACCCTTTTTTTCTTTTTACCTTTTAGGAGGGAAGAAAATGGGAGATAGTATTCAAAAACTAATAAAGGAATATAAAGATGGGAACAAAGAGAAATTCTTACTGATTGCAGATAAAATGGAACCGCTTATAAGCAAATATGTTCGTCTTTTGTATAAGGACGAAAAAGAGGACATGCATTCAGAATTCGTACTTTGTCTTTTGGAGGCAGTTAATTCCATGGGGTATTATCAGGAAGAGGGGCAATGTATTTACTTTCTAAGCAGAGCATTGAAGAACAGATTTTTAGAATTGTACAAAAAGAGTAAGCTGCATTTTGACAGAGAGATGGTAATGGAGGATGATTTCTTTACAAACATGGATATGGATCAATCGGAATTTGAAGATTGTGTCTTTCTGGAGGATTTAAAAGGATTGATGGGGAAGCAGGAGGGAAAACAGTACCATATTCTTTGCGACATTGTTTTCAGGGACGAGTCCGATGCTGTCATTGCAGAAAAGAATCTGGTGTCCCGTCAATACGTTCACCGGGTCAGAAAAAATTTTTATAACCTGTTAAAAGAGAAATATTTTAAGTAGGAACCACATTACATAACAAATCAATTGGGAAGGAGATTAAGCATGGATAAAAAAATATTTGTAGAAAAGGGCACGATGGGGGCAATAGGTGCGTGGGTCATGGATCAATTTGATTTGTTAATACCAACTGTATTTTTATTAACCTTGTTGATGATCATTGATTATCTTTCCGGTATGCTGGCATCAAAAAAGGAGGCTCTTGATCATCCCAATAACAGGCAATATGGTTGGAACAGTAAAAAAAGCCTGTTAGGCATTTATAAAAAGGCAAGCTACATATTCATCATATTTGTGGCAATCTGCACCGATTACATTATTTATAAATTTACATCAGAATTAGGCATTAAATTTGAACATAAAACAATATTTGGTCTGCTGGTATCTATATGGCTGATCATGAATGAGCTCATTTCTATTTTAGAAAATGCAGGGCGGATGGGGGCCAATCTTCCGGACTTTTTAAAAAAGGTATTGACCGAAATGCAAGG
It encodes the following:
- a CDS encoding ABC transporter ATP-binding protein, with product MDYIIEMLHITKEFPGIIANDDITLQLKKGEIHALLGENGAGKSTLMSVLFGLYQPEKGVIKVRGKEEKITGPLDANTLGIGMVHQHFKLVENFTVLQNIVLGMETTKRGFLKMDDARKKVMELSEKYKLFVNPDALISDITVGMQQRVEILKMLYRDNEIMIFDEPTAVLTPQEIDELMQIMRDLVKEGKSILFITHKLNEIKAVADRCSVLRRGKYIGTVDVADTTAEEMSEMMVGRKVNLTVDKKQAAPGEVVLEIKNLSVEAKREGQKKKLVHDVNFQVKRGEIVCIAGIDGNGQTELIHAITGISDMSSGTVSINGEDMTKKSIRYKNTHGLSHIPEDRHKHGLVLEYNLAYNMILQQYFESGFQSGTFLKNDKIYEYAEKLIGDYDIRSSEGPFTITRSMSGGNQQKAIVAREISKSPDILLAVQPTRGLDVGAIEYIHNQLIKQRDAGAAILLVSLELDEVMNLSDRILVMFEGEIVADLDPKNVTVQELGLYMAGAKKEGERS
- a CDS encoding BMP family lipoprotein, with product MKKRALALAMAVLMTASLSACGSSNSGTSTTAASAETTTAAAESKGDTSKKTDSSTGYEIALVTDLGTIDDKSFNQGAWEGMKKYAEEKGISYKYYQPQEGTTDSYLETIGLAVEGGAKLVVCPGFLFEEPVFMAQDQYKDVSFILLDGEPHNADYSEKRIEKNVMPILFQEDEPGFLAGYAAVKDGNTKLGFLGGMAVPAVVRFGYGFAEGADYAAKELGIDNIEIMYNYTGAFAATPEAQSMAASWFQNGTQVIFGCGGAVGNSVMAAAEEKGGKMIGVDVDQSFESPSVITSAMKQLSVSVYDGVKAYYDNQFPGGKTSIFTAKNDGIGLPMETSKFTKFTKEDYDKIYGVLKEGKVTLVQPSQDNNNPNVDLKLEKTKINFVE
- the ppdK gene encoding pyruvate, phosphate dikinase, whose translation is MAKKWVYLFTEGNAEMKNLLGGKGANLAEMTNLGLPVPQGFTITTEACTQYYEDGEKINDEIMGQIMEYIVKMEEIAGKKFGDKENPLLVSVRSGARASMPGMMDTILNLGLNEEVVEVLAAKSSNPRWAWDCYRRFIQMFSDVVMEVGKKYFEELIDKVKKEKGITEDVDLTAEDLKRLAYLFRDEYKAKIGEDFPDDPKTQLMEAVKAVFRSWDNPRANIYRRDNDIPYSWGTAVNVQMMVFGNMGETSGTGVAFTRNPATGEKHLMGEFLMNAQGEDVVAGVRTPRKIDQLKDELPEAYDKFVEICNKLEDHYRDMQDMEFTIEDKKLYMLQTRNGKRTAKAALTIACDLVDEGMISEEKAVKMIDPRNLDTLLHPQFDSEALKSTEPIGKALAASPGAACGKIVFTADDAKEWKEKGEKVILVRLETSPEDIEGMKAAQGILTVRGGMTSHAAVVARGMGTCCVSGCSEIAMDEENKKFTLAGKEFHEGDWLSIDGSTGKIYDGIIPTMDAAIVGEFGRIMAWADKYRKLKVRTNADTPSDARKARELGAEGIGLCRTEHMFFEGDRIDAFREMICSDTVEEREAALEKILPVQQGDFEALYEALEGNPVTIRFLDPPLHEFVPTDEDDIKKLADAQGKTVAQIKNIINSLHEFNPMMGHRGCRLTVTYPEIARMQTKAVIRAAINVQKSHPDWNVCPEIMIPLICDEKELKFVKNIVVETADAEIAAAGSSLKYEVGTMIEIPRAALMADDIAKDAEFFCFGTNDLTQMTYGFSRDDAGKFLNAYYNTKIFENDPFAKLDQIGVGKLMETAVKLGKSVRPDMHVGICGEHGGDPSSVEFCHKIGLDYVSCSPFRVPIARLAAAQAALNN
- a CDS encoding AraC family transcriptional regulator, producing MNEKYKLLREQLPHGNAMFPLMVHEIKSDCSFKERVSCHWHDEVEILIVTKGLGEFHIDNRSYPLRKDSIVIIPSNHLHSITSEIGMPFNFFAVVFHQTFLNSFVNDVIQQKYFNSVTREETVFPEFISPELEWEQKILSLLLEIQEIFNKKETAFELDIKTKLYAIWHLLYVHSEEKGTPSPKHADYKMELTKSIIKYIKEHYDSCISLEELSKKFNMSEGHLCRFFKSMTKMSIVEYINYYRISVSAELLRETGRDIGEIARMTGFNNISYYNKIFRKYMHMTPSKFRKCGA
- a CDS encoding TIM-barrel domain-containing protein encodes the protein MNYSNVNNSLVIRHQTEQLCIEPWGKDSLRVRATRYMNFTGRNWALSEEVSTKQSSVEITINGNESATIQNGRIRAKVNAAGVLSFFRDDKLFLREYYRNYFGTECGESCCLKIVGRDYKPIIGGDYALTVRFESNDGEKLFGMGQYQQAYLDLKGCILELAQRNSQVSIPFAISSLGYGFLWNNPAIGKASFGKNYTEWRAEAAKEMDYWITVGDTPAQIVEHYTAVTGHAPALPQGLLGLWQCKLRYRTQEEVLTVARKYQELGIPLDVIVIDFFHWTRQGDWKFDSEYWPDPKAMCDELHSMGIKVVVSVWPTVDRKSENFNEMFERGLLICTERGSIQTYDFQGDCLTIDVTNPEAREYIWEKCQKNYCDYGIDMFWLDNAEPDYAVYDFDNYRYALGCALEVNNIYPQMYAKAFCDGLTKLGREKEMLHLVRSAWAGSQKYSTLVWSGDVPSTFESLRDQLYGGLNIGLAGIPWWTTDIGGFMTDDVDDPAFKELLVRWFEFAVYCPILRMHGDRGPHNIPPLSNKEYGGGSLFTGQPNELWSYGEMAFTIMKKQLDIRLSLKPYIEKLMIEASENGAPLMRTMFYEFPEDERCWELMDQYMFGGEYLVAPILYPGKFERNVYLPAGTWKNLIDHKEYSGGQTMNCQAPLEAIPVFQRMN
- a CDS encoding sigma-70 family RNA polymerase sigma factor, producing MGDSIQKLIKEYKDGNKEKFLLIADKMEPLISKYVRLLYKDEKEDMHSEFVLCLLEAVNSMGYYQEEGQCIYFLSRALKNRFLELYKKSKLHFDREMVMEDDFFTNMDMDQSEFEDCVFLEDLKGLMGKQEGKQYHILCDIVFRDESDAVIAEKNLVSRQYVHRVRKNFYNLLKEKYFK
- a CDS encoding phage holin family protein; its protein translation is MDKKIFVEKGTMGAIGAWVMDQFDLLIPTVFLLTLLMIIDYLSGMLASKKEALDHPNNRQYGWNSKKSLLGIYKKASYIFIIFVAICTDYIIYKFTSELGIKFEHKTIFGLLVSIWLIMNELISILENAGRMGANLPDFLKKVLTEMQGTIEKKGKKL